The genomic segment CGGAAAAGCCCTCTGGATCTTTATTCTCTTGCTGAGCGCGTCCACAGTTTCCGCTCAGAATCTGATGATCGCGTCGGGAGCCGGGTACAAAAAACCGGTTACTGAAGTCATGGCATCTTTCGAAAAGGACACCGGGATAAAGATCGATGCAGCCTTCGGCAATATACAAATGGTCTCCAGCCAGGCAAAACAGACAGGGGAGATCAGTTGTGTCATCGGTGATAAAAAATTCCTTGCCAGACTCGGCTCCACGGTAACATTCACGGCCTATCATCCTATAGGGAAAGGGATGCTCGTTCTTGCTTTCCGCAAGGGCGTCAAGCTGGACAAGCCCGAAGACATGGTATCAGACCGGGTGGGATCGGTATTTATGCCACAGGACAAAAAGGCTATTTACGGCATCGCCGGGACTGAAGCCCTGAAATCA from the Syntrophorhabdaceae bacterium genome contains:
- the modA gene encoding molybdate ABC transporter substrate-binding protein, producing the protein MRKRHIFCGKALWIFILLLSASTVSAQNLMIASGAGYKKPVTEVMASFEKDTGIKIDAAFGNIQMVSSQAKQTGEISCVIGDKKFLARLGSTVTFTAYHPIGKGMLVLAFRKGVKLDKPEDMVSDRVGSVFMPQDKKAIYGIAGTEALKSYGYASQLAGRISRVATVPQVVSYLVTGEADAGFINLTEAMANKDRLGGYLIIPEDKYTEILIVAGVVKGFENRPETKQFIDYLQTKKARHIFEKYGLK